One Denticeps clupeoides chromosome 12, fDenClu1.1, whole genome shotgun sequence genomic window carries:
- the ccdc51 gene encoding mitochondrial potassium channel isoform X2, whose amino-acid sequence MKSVSTVGSQWGQSSVRTASATVNYWWVKYEEFVGLNEVREAQSKVTEAEKDFMVVRGMVRETHGRLEALQGRLKEVRDRLDRVSREEAHYLELATLEHKLLQEERRLKMAYEDSEQAEREKFGLFSANVRESHEKERARAERTKNWSILGSVLGAVIGVLGSTYINRVRLQELKSLLLEAQKGPADLQEVIRDQVSMHKLQEAELRGLIDSLRTALKDHLDKVPAPVSTSPPSKATSAAGTLRDVLLSTQKTQTFLEGLKPQVQQLEQSVGKVEVELQALRRCVESPVRVVGEPVIRPQEQLLLCDTESVMQSLDQTEKRLEVQMNKTSLYHSVLLYTALVLTVPILGLFFKSN is encoded by the exons ATGAAGAGCGTGTCTACGGTCGGAAGCCAGTGGGGACAAAGTTCCGTCAGAACGGCATCAGCCACTGTTAACTACTGGTGGGTGAAGTATGAAGAGTTTGTTGGCCTGAATGAGGTGCGAGAGGCACAGTCTAAGGTCACCGAG GCAGAGAAGGATTTCATGGTGGTCAGGGGGATGGTGCGCGAGACCCACGGAAGACTGGAGGCCCTTCAGGGCCGCCTGAAGGAGGTCCGAGACCGGCTGGATCGCGTGTCACGAGAGGAGGCACACTACCTGGAGCTGGCCACTCTGGAACACAAGCTGCTTCAG GAGGAGCGGCGTCTGAAGATGGCTTACGAAGACTCGGAGCAAGCAGAGCGCGAGAAGTTCGGCCTGTTCTCAGCCAATGTGCGCGAGAGCCATGAGAAGGAGCGGGCCAGGGCAGAACGCACAAAGAACTGGTCCATCCTCGGCTCGGTACTGGGTGCAGTGATTGGTGTTCTAGGGTCCACCTACATCAACAGGGTCCGTCTTCAGGAGCTGAAGAGCTTGTTACTGGAGGCCCAGAAGGGCCCTGCTGACCTGCAGGAGGTCATCCGGGACCAGGTTAGCATGCACAAGTTACAGGAGGCGGAGCTCCGTGGCCTCATAGACAGTCTTAGAACCGCCCTGAAGGACCACTTGGATAAGGTTCCTGCCCCAGTGTCAACTTCACCCCCATCCAAGGCCACTTCTGCGGCGGGCACCCTGAGAGACGTGTTGCTGTCCACCCAGAAAACTCAGACCTTCCTAGAGGGCCTGAAACCGCAGGTGCAGCAGctggagcagagtgtggggaaggtggaggtggagctaCAGGCATTGAGGAGATGTGTGGAAAGCCCTGTTCGTGTGGTGGGAGAGCCGGTCATTCGGCCCCAGGAGCAGCTGTTGCTGTGTGACACCGAGAGTGTCATGCAAAGTCTGGACCAGACTGAGAAAAGACTGGAGGTCCAGATGAACAAGACCTCGCTCTATCACTCGGTGCTACTGTACACAGCCCTGGTCCTGACTGTACCCATTCTAGGCCTTTTCTTCAAAAGTAATTGA
- the ccdc51 gene encoding mitochondrial potassium channel isoform X1 yields the protein MRYRGRYVFPQSYGATIHASSLRLHLSVTRVYCSRQPNPGHEASKKASVQERVLATMKSVSTVGSQWGQSSVRTASATVNYWWVKYEEFVGLNEVREAQSKVTEAEKDFMVVRGMVRETHGRLEALQGRLKEVRDRLDRVSREEAHYLELATLEHKLLQEERRLKMAYEDSEQAEREKFGLFSANVRESHEKERARAERTKNWSILGSVLGAVIGVLGSTYINRVRLQELKSLLLEAQKGPADLQEVIRDQVSMHKLQEAELRGLIDSLRTALKDHLDKVPAPVSTSPPSKATSAAGTLRDVLLSTQKTQTFLEGLKPQVQQLEQSVGKVEVELQALRRCVESPVRVVGEPVIRPQEQLLLCDTESVMQSLDQTEKRLEVQMNKTSLYHSVLLYTALVLTVPILGLFFKSN from the exons ATGAGGTACAGAGGACGTTACGTATTTCCCCAGAGCTATGGTGCCACCATCCATGCCAGCAGCCTCAGGCTGCACCTCTCAGTCACCAGGGTCTACTGCAGCCGCCAGCCAAATCCTGGCCACGAAGCGTCCAAGAAGGCGTCGGTCCAGGAGCGTGTGCTGGCCACCATGAAGAGCGTGTCTACGGTCGGAAGCCAGTGGGGACAAAGTTCCGTCAGAACGGCATCAGCCACTGTTAACTACTGGTGGGTGAAGTATGAAGAGTTTGTTGGCCTGAATGAGGTGCGAGAGGCACAGTCTAAGGTCACCGAG GCAGAGAAGGATTTCATGGTGGTCAGGGGGATGGTGCGCGAGACCCACGGAAGACTGGAGGCCCTTCAGGGCCGCCTGAAGGAGGTCCGAGACCGGCTGGATCGCGTGTCACGAGAGGAGGCACACTACCTGGAGCTGGCCACTCTGGAACACAAGCTGCTTCAG GAGGAGCGGCGTCTGAAGATGGCTTACGAAGACTCGGAGCAAGCAGAGCGCGAGAAGTTCGGCCTGTTCTCAGCCAATGTGCGCGAGAGCCATGAGAAGGAGCGGGCCAGGGCAGAACGCACAAAGAACTGGTCCATCCTCGGCTCGGTACTGGGTGCAGTGATTGGTGTTCTAGGGTCCACCTACATCAACAGGGTCCGTCTTCAGGAGCTGAAGAGCTTGTTACTGGAGGCCCAGAAGGGCCCTGCTGACCTGCAGGAGGTCATCCGGGACCAGGTTAGCATGCACAAGTTACAGGAGGCGGAGCTCCGTGGCCTCATAGACAGTCTTAGAACCGCCCTGAAGGACCACTTGGATAAGGTTCCTGCCCCAGTGTCAACTTCACCCCCATCCAAGGCCACTTCTGCGGCGGGCACCCTGAGAGACGTGTTGCTGTCCACCCAGAAAACTCAGACCTTCCTAGAGGGCCTGAAACCGCAGGTGCAGCAGctggagcagagtgtggggaaggtggaggtggagctaCAGGCATTGAGGAGATGTGTGGAAAGCCCTGTTCGTGTGGTGGGAGAGCCGGTCATTCGGCCCCAGGAGCAGCTGTTGCTGTGTGACACCGAGAGTGTCATGCAAAGTCTGGACCAGACTGAGAAAAGACTGGAGGTCCAGATGAACAAGACCTCGCTCTATCACTCGGTGCTACTGTACACAGCCCTGGTCCTGACTGTACCCATTCTAGGCCTTTTCTTCAAAAGTAATTGA
- the tma7 gene encoding translation machinery-associated protein 7, with amino-acid sequence MSGREGGKKKPLKQPKKSSKDMDDDEMAFKQKQKDDQKAMEAMKAKASGKGPLTGGGIKKSGKK; translated from the exons ATGTCCGGCAGAGAAG gCGGTAAGAAAAAGCCACTGAAGCAGCCCAAGAAGTCGTCTAAAGACATGGACGAT GATGAGATGGCGTTTAAGCAGAAACAGAAGGATGATCAGAAAGCGATGGAGGCGATGAAGGCCAAAGCTTCCGGGAAAGGACCTTTAA CTGGTGGTGGGATTAAGAAATCTGGGAAGAAGTGA
- the dnase1l4.1 gene encoding deoxyribonuclease 1 like 4, tandem duplicate 1: protein MKIASFNIQKFGKNKISDPKNLETIIKIICRYDIVVILEVVDTKGKAVDAFLKKLNSVRPYKMQISPRLGRGTYKEQYMILYSEDEVKLVDTYQYEDNQDGDEDAFAREPYILRFQCLTCPAVKDMVLIPVHTKPEDSEKELDELFDVCEVVKKKWKTDNIMMLGDFNADGAYVSKKDMKQIRIRTDPNFYWLIADDVDTTVKQSNDNTYDRIVVYGKTMLSAVVPESPRAFNFQKEYELTEEEALKISDHYPVELELKRKKNPR, encoded by the exons ATGAAGATAGCATCCTTCAACATCCAGAAGTTCGGTAAGAACAAGATCTCTGATCCGAAAAATCTTGAGACCATCATTAAG ATTATATGCCGTTACGATATCGTCGTGATCCTGGAGGTGGTTGACACCAAGGGGAAAGCTGTGGACGCCTTTCTCAAGAAACTCAACAG TGTGAGACCATACAAAATGCAAATCAGCCCGCGTTTGGGCAGAGGGACGTATAAAGAGCAGTACATGATTCTGTACAG CGAAGATGAGGTGAAACTGGTGGACACCTACCAGTACGAAGACAATCAGGACGGAGATGAGGACGCCTTTGCCCGGGAACCATACATCCTTCGTTTCCAATGTCTCACCTGTCCAGCGGTGAAGGACATGGTGCTGATCCCTGTTCACACAAAGCCTGAGGACTCCGAAAAAGAGCTGGACGAGCTTTTTGACGTCTGCGAGGTGGTTAAGAAGAAATGGAAGACTGAC AATATCATGATGCTGGGTGACTTTAATGCCGATGGAGCATACGTCTCCAAAAAGGACATGAAGCAAATTCGCATTCGCACCGACCCAAACTTTTACTGGCTGATTGCTGATGACGTGGACACCACTGTGAAGCAGAGCAACGACAACACCTACGACAG AATTGTGGTTTATGGAAAGACCATGTTAAGTGCTGTAGTCCCAGAATCACCAAGAGCCTTCAACTTCCAGAAGGAGTATGAACTGACAGAGGAGGAG GCTCTGAAGATCAGTGACCACTACCCTGTGGAGCTGGAGCTAAAACGGAAAAAGAATCCACGTTAA